A DNA window from Actinomycetota bacterium contains the following coding sequences:
- a CDS encoding acyl-CoA dehydrogenase family protein, translated as MDFTLNDEQKALKQTVHEFAANEIRPVSMQHDESGEFAWDVVRKAAILELTYSGVPEEYGGPGLGMLDNTIVIEELGWGCVGIASAIALNQIAILPVLLAGSEEQKKTYLPRLTDPDNPRLCAFGLTEPEAGSDAASLKTRAVRDGDDYVINGGKCFITNGGISDFYTIFATVDPERKYQGITAFIVDADTPGFSIGKIEHKMGMRASQTAELVLEDVRVPAANILRGEGQGFYVAMETLDTSRPGVGAIGVGLARAAFEEALAYSKQRVQFGKPICRQQSIAFMLADMATKVDYARLLCHRAAWMLDNKMDAIKESSMAKYVGTDVAMEVCTDAVQIHGGYGYMKEYLVEKFFRDAKILQIVEGTNQIQRLVLSAQLIA; from the coding sequence ATGGACTTCACGCTCAATGACGAACAGAAAGCCCTGAAGCAGACGGTGCACGAGTTCGCGGCCAACGAGATCAGGCCGGTCTCCATGCAGCATGACGAATCGGGCGAATTCGCCTGGGACGTGGTGCGCAAGGCGGCCATACTGGAGCTGACCTATTCCGGCGTGCCCGAGGAGTACGGCGGTCCCGGCCTCGGCATGTTGGACAATACCATCGTCATCGAGGAACTGGGATGGGGTTGCGTCGGCATCGCGTCGGCCATCGCCCTCAACCAGATCGCCATCCTCCCCGTCCTCCTGGCCGGCAGCGAGGAGCAGAAGAAGACGTACCTTCCCCGCCTCACCGACCCGGACAACCCGCGCCTGTGCGCTTTCGGCCTGACCGAGCCGGAGGCCGGCTCCGACGCCGCCTCCCTCAAGACCCGGGCGGTGCGCGACGGCGACGACTACGTTATAAACGGCGGGAAGTGCTTCATCACCAACGGCGGCATCTCGGACTTCTACACCATCTTCGCCACCGTGGACCCGGAGCGGAAATACCAGGGCATCACCGCCTTCATCGTGGATGCCGACACCCCCGGCTTCTCCATCGGCAAGATCGAGCACAAGATGGGCATGCGCGCCTCCCAGACCGCTGAGCTCGTCCTGGAGGACGTGCGGGTACCGGCCGCCAACATCCTGCGCGGCGAGGGGCAGGGCTTCTACGTGGCCATGGAGACCCTTGACACCTCCCGCCCCGGCGTTGGGGCCATCGGCGTGGGCCTGGCGCGCGCCGCCTTCGAGGAGGCCCTGGCCTACTCAAAGCAGCGGGTGCAGTTCGGCAAACCCATCTGCCGCCAGCAGTCCATCGCCTTCATGCTCGCGGACATGGCCACCAAGGTGGACTACGCCCGCCTGCTCTGCCACCGCGCCGCCTGGATGCTGGACAACAAGATGGACGCCATCAAGGAGTCGTCCATGGCCAAGTACGTCGGCACCGACGTGGCCATGGAGGTGTGCACGGACGCGGTGCAGATCCACGGCGGCTACGGATACATGAAGGAGTACCTGGTGGAGAAGTTCTTCCGCGACGCCAAGATCCTGCAGATCGTGGAGGGGACCAACCAGATACAGCGGCTGGTGCTGTCGGCCCAGCTCATCGCGTAG
- a CDS encoding (Fe-S)-binding protein → MADDDRYDFFRYDDCDLCGDCLSRCRYMNLGRAEAVEEMKRMRAGEPTRVVHRKCISCYACDAFCRNDCRPYELITSSWHRRYRERGLPVRASYLMPASIPNFRTDMIRTMQPWEQALLREWQGTPPEGELVLYPGCNALTMPHLLKGPYMEGVTVSGDYDLCCGEMYFRMGLFDVVEKVAEKLTAHYRGRDIGTMLFVCPAGLNMFRNVLPGSFGAELPFQTKFLGEYLLEKVEAGEIEIKRSLGRSVAVHDSCHGRILGGEITASARRLYELMGLETREMVRNPDEGLCCGMAAGCNRYRPDDMYFAAVKELHAAAKTGADELATYCTGCHLTLAMMRWLYPTRQPVRHLLEYLQEAMGEAPCLPAPKRTLRMLGNVAVKAFPQLLSRKTYHIEISS, encoded by the coding sequence ATGGCGGATGATGACAGGTACGATTTCTTCCGTTACGACGACTGCGACCTCTGCGGCGACTGCCTCTCGCGCTGCCGCTACATGAACCTGGGCAGGGCCGAGGCCGTCGAGGAGATGAAGCGCATGCGGGCGGGTGAGCCCACCCGCGTGGTGCACCGCAAGTGCATCAGTTGTTACGCCTGCGACGCCTTCTGCCGCAACGACTGCCGCCCCTACGAGCTCATCACCTCGAGCTGGCACCGGCGCTACCGCGAGCGGGGCCTGCCGGTGCGGGCCTCCTACCTCATGCCCGCCTCCATCCCCAACTTCCGCACCGACATGATCAGGACAATGCAGCCGTGGGAGCAGGCGCTGCTGCGCGAGTGGCAGGGCACCCCTCCCGAGGGCGAGCTGGTGCTCTACCCCGGCTGCAACGCCCTCACCATGCCCCACCTCCTCAAGGGCCCATACATGGAAGGCGTGACGGTTTCCGGCGACTACGACCTCTGCTGCGGCGAGATGTACTTCCGCATGGGCCTCTTCGACGTGGTGGAGAAGGTGGCCGAGAAGCTCACCGCCCACTACCGCGGCCGGGACATCGGCACCATGCTCTTCGTCTGCCCCGCCGGGCTCAACATGTTCCGCAACGTCCTGCCGGGCTCCTTCGGAGCGGAGCTGCCCTTCCAGACGAAGTTCCTCGGCGAATACCTGCTGGAGAAGGTGGAGGCGGGCGAGATCGAGATCAAGCGGAGCCTGGGCCGTTCCGTGGCCGTGCACGACTCCTGCCACGGGCGCATCCTGGGCGGGGAGATAACGGCCTCGGCGCGCCGGCTCTACGAGCTCATGGGGCTGGAGACGCGCGAGATGGTGCGCAACCCCGACGAGGGCCTGTGTTGCGGCATGGCGGCGGGGTGCAACCGCTACCGCCCCGACGATATGTACTTCGCGGCGGTGAAGGAGCTTCACGCGGCGGCGAAGACCGGCGCGGACGAGCTGGCCACTTACTGCACGGGCTGCCACCTCACCCTGGCGATGATGCGCTGGCTCTACCCCACCCGCCAGCCGGTGCGGCACCTGCTGGAGTACCTGCAGGAGGCTATGGGGGAGGCGCCCTGTCTACCCGCGCCGAAACGCACCCTGCGCATGCTGGGCAACGTGGCGGTGAAGGCCTTCCCGCAGCTACTCTCGCGCAAGACCTACCACATCGAGATCAGCAGTTGA
- a CDS encoding NAD(P)-binding protein, with protein sequence MRKKEALIYGAGMSGMVAAINLAREDYRVVIRETEDSYGGTKAYNPSTHVTPIDIEKTSRYIGIDVGPVFHALLRCPAYLHDTAFQFPVYEVFGVERGDRPGSLDTLLYRECLELGVEFEFSSPLREEDVPRLKPGTIIACGLVPKAYKMLDVPFLPVHMWLSRGEIGFTDLAWLWFDESITEYGYLSAVNNYYFDLLFSFGKRVDERGLERYKDFMVRNEGVEHDEWEYQTSAVPLARADNYRLFRDGLIMCGTMSGAIDPFMGFGISGALVTGKVAAMAVSDPAAAQAEFDRFLAGFRRSFYLKELWKRFVRPNVRRMERHVQFVGAERMDRIVKLTEREKPLLPLPFGTPGFGHANIYKG encoded by the coding sequence ATGCGGAAAAAAGAGGCACTCATCTACGGCGCGGGCATGAGCGGCATGGTCGCCGCCATCAACCTGGCGCGGGAAGACTACCGGGTGGTGATCCGGGAGACCGAGGACTCCTACGGCGGCACCAAGGCCTACAATCCCTCCACCCACGTCACCCCCATCGATATCGAAAAGACATCGCGGTACATCGGCATCGACGTGGGCCCCGTCTTCCACGCCCTGCTGCGCTGCCCCGCCTACCTGCACGATACCGCGTTCCAGTTCCCTGTCTACGAGGTCTTCGGGGTGGAGAGGGGTGACCGTCCGGGCAGCCTGGACACCCTGCTCTACCGGGAGTGCCTGGAGCTGGGGGTGGAGTTCGAGTTCTCGTCGCCGCTGCGGGAGGAGGACGTGCCCAGGCTCAAGCCCGGCACCATCATCGCCTGCGGCCTCGTGCCCAAGGCGTACAAGATGCTGGACGTCCCTTTCCTGCCGGTTCATATGTGGCTGTCGCGGGGAGAGATCGGCTTCACCGACCTGGCCTGGTTGTGGTTCGACGAGAGCATCACCGAGTACGGCTACCTGTCTGCGGTGAACAACTACTACTTCGACCTGCTCTTCTCGTTCGGGAAGCGGGTGGACGAGAGGGGCCTGGAGAGGTACAAGGACTTCATGGTGCGCAACGAGGGCGTGGAGCACGACGAGTGGGAATACCAGACGTCCGCCGTCCCCCTGGCGAGGGCGGACAATTACCGGCTCTTCCGCGACGGGTTGATCATGTGCGGCACCATGTCCGGGGCCATCGACCCCTTCATGGGCTTCGGGATCAGCGGGGCACTGGTCACCGGCAAAGTGGCCGCCATGGCCGTGTCGGACCCGGCCGCCGCCCAGGCGGAGTTCGACCGCTTCCTGGCGGGGTTCCGCCGCAGCTTCTACCTGAAGGAGCTGTGGAAGCGCTTCGTCCGCCCCAACGTGCGGCGCATGGAGAGGCACGTCCAGTTCGTCGGCGCGGAGCGGATGGACCGCATCGTGAAGCTCACCGAGCGCGAGAAGCCGCTGCTGCCGCTGCCCTTCGGCACACCCGGCTTCGGCCACGCCAACATCTATAAGGGATGA
- a CDS encoding (Fe-S)-binding protein, with translation MGVEEMHERRFRFFREDLCDRCGDCFAACPYLELPQEAAKREITRLIEEGESLALDACNTCHTCDAVCPNGADPYELVLERWSERRRGGLPTTARLVTPSEPCNIWSSLKAVMPEEELALLRSWDDFSPRDEICLTGFYTSVVPYILQAEVLADLPRVAGSEALFGCAGDIYKTGRFDMVEQIARRLEKVFGEMGVKKVVCSMSAEGMVLKHILPERFGARFGFEVVALDDWLLERLRAGEIVPVRELGMRVTVHDNCLSKMEGGRLQEVNREIVRRTGCDIVEMRHNRKNSLCCGFGAAASRFRVMDIMSSGYRRLKEIEATGADAAVVYCPACLFILSVIKEMAGAEMPFYHPAELVEMAAGGEPARRHEERAWEMMAVISNHLLKYALFPGHRGSFQPARISPEMQPLPGLPRWDRLRMRALTALYRSPVVQNRATRKTVSLGFKAAVAAYGAAARLGSTPARAPLNGLRHG, from the coding sequence ATGGGGGTAGAAGAGATGCATGAACGGCGATTCCGCTTCTTCCGCGAGGACCTCTGCGACCGCTGCGGCGACTGCTTCGCCGCCTGTCCCTACCTGGAGCTGCCGCAAGAGGCGGCGAAGCGGGAGATCACCAGGCTCATCGAGGAGGGCGAATCGCTCGCCCTCGACGCGTGCAACACCTGCCACACCTGCGACGCCGTTTGCCCCAACGGAGCCGACCCCTACGAACTGGTGCTGGAGCGCTGGAGCGAGAGGCGCCGGGGGGGCCTGCCCACCACCGCCCGCCTGGTGACCCCGTCCGAGCCGTGCAACATCTGGTCCTCCCTCAAGGCGGTGATGCCCGAGGAAGAGCTGGCGCTGCTGCGCTCCTGGGACGACTTCAGCCCCCGCGACGAGATCTGCCTCACCGGCTTCTACACCAGCGTGGTGCCGTACATCCTGCAGGCGGAGGTCCTCGCGGACCTGCCCAGGGTGGCCGGCTCGGAGGCCCTCTTCGGCTGCGCGGGGGACATCTACAAGACGGGGCGCTTCGACATGGTGGAGCAGATAGCGCGCCGCCTGGAGAAGGTCTTCGGGGAGATGGGCGTTAAGAAAGTGGTCTGCTCCATGAGCGCCGAGGGGATGGTGCTCAAACATATCCTGCCCGAGCGGTTCGGGGCCCGCTTCGGCTTCGAGGTGGTGGCCCTGGACGACTGGCTGCTGGAAAGGCTTCGGGCCGGGGAGATCGTCCCCGTGAGAGAGCTGGGCATGCGCGTGACCGTGCACGACAACTGCCTCTCCAAGATGGAGGGCGGGAGGCTGCAGGAGGTCAACCGCGAGATCGTGCGGCGCACCGGCTGCGATATCGTGGAGATGCGGCACAACCGCAAGAACTCCCTGTGCTGCGGCTTCGGCGCGGCGGCCTCCCGTTTCCGGGTCATGGACATCATGTCCTCGGGCTACCGCAGGCTGAAGGAGATCGAGGCCACGGGGGCGGACGCGGCGGTCGTCTACTGCCCCGCCTGCCTCTTCATCCTCTCGGTGATCAAGGAGATGGCCGGGGCCGAGATGCCCTTCTACCACCCCGCGGAGCTGGTGGAGATGGCCGCGGGCGGAGAGCCGGCGCGCCGCCACGAGGAGAGGGCCTGGGAGATGATGGCGGTGATCAGCAACCACCTGCTCAAGTACGCCCTCTTCCCGGGCCACCGCGGGAGCTTCCAACCCGCCCGCATCTCTCCCGAGATGCAGCCGCTGCCCGGGCTGCCGCGCTGGGACCGCCTTCGCATGCGGGCCCTGACAGCCCTCTACCGTAGCCCGGTGGTCCAGAACCGGGCCACGCGGAAGACCGTCTCCCTCGGCTTCAAGGCGGCGGTGGCGGCGTACGGCGCGGCGGCACGTTTGGGGTCAACCCCGGCCCGCGCCCCATTGAACGGCTTGCGGCATGGATAA
- a CDS encoding (Fe-S)-binding protein — translation METLKPAKQFDEEACTRCGLCFGECPVMGLPVKTAREEIARLIAGEPTRHVLRKCASCFACDHICPEGCNPTELVLQRWHEHYLREGLPVRARYYSPHEELNFRTYVVARMPADERELLRKWADHSPTEEVLYPGCNIITAPFLTRTRALEGLDIRGTLDYCCGETYYRMGLFDEVQKVARRLERYFKTLGVKRVNILCTAGCNMFMNVLPAYGVDFDFEVRPYLPVILAKLESGELEIVKKLEGTATIQESCYGKQLGDEYMDVPRRILELTGMEVVEEKKRGDCALCCGIAGGFPPTSGYHIMDITLATLKSLLQARGTGADYTVGYCAGCLQMLSTGRVLMPLGGPVYHVLEMLSMALGEEPRHPMKWRARAFLAGTLRNQGPITLSRKRYRIPEIPEVPPAVDG, via the coding sequence ATGGAGACGCTCAAGCCAGCAAAGCAGTTCGACGAGGAGGCATGCACCCGCTGCGGCCTGTGCTTCGGCGAGTGCCCGGTGATGGGCCTGCCGGTGAAGACGGCGCGGGAGGAGATCGCGCGCCTCATCGCCGGGGAGCCCACGCGGCATGTGCTGCGCAAGTGCGCCAGCTGCTTCGCCTGCGACCATATCTGCCCCGAGGGGTGCAACCCCACGGAACTGGTGCTGCAGCGCTGGCACGAGCATTACCTGCGCGAAGGCCTCCCGGTCCGGGCCAGGTACTACTCCCCCCACGAGGAGCTGAACTTCCGCACCTACGTGGTGGCCAGGATGCCCGCGGACGAGCGGGAGCTGCTGCGCAAGTGGGCCGACCACTCCCCGACCGAGGAGGTCCTCTACCCCGGGTGCAACATCATCACCGCCCCCTTCCTCACCCGCACCAGGGCCCTGGAGGGGCTGGACATCCGCGGCACCCTCGACTACTGCTGCGGCGAGACCTACTACCGCATGGGCCTCTTCGACGAGGTGCAGAAGGTGGCCCGCCGCCTGGAGAGATACTTCAAGACCCTGGGTGTAAAGCGCGTGAATATCCTGTGCACCGCGGGATGCAACATGTTCATGAACGTGCTCCCAGCCTACGGCGTCGACTTCGACTTCGAGGTGCGGCCCTACCTTCCGGTGATCCTCGCGAAGCTGGAGTCGGGAGAACTGGAGATCGTGAAGAAGCTCGAGGGCACCGCCACCATCCAGGAGTCCTGCTACGGCAAGCAGCTGGGGGATGAATACATGGACGTCCCGCGTCGTATCCTAGAGCTGACCGGCATGGAGGTGGTGGAGGAGAAGAAGCGGGGGGACTGTGCGCTCTGCTGCGGCATCGCGGGGGGATTCCCGCCAACCTCAGGCTACCACATCATGGACATCACCCTGGCCACCCTGAAGAGCCTGCTGCAGGCGCGGGGCACCGGGGCCGATTACACCGTGGGTTACTGCGCGGGCTGCCTGCAGATGCTCTCCACCGGCCGGGTGCTCATGCCCCTGGGCGGGCCCGTCTATCACGTCCTGGAGATGCTCTCCATGGCCCTGGGGGAGGAACCCCGGCATCCCATGAAATGGCGTGCCCGGGCTTTCCTTGCGGGCACCCTGCGCAACCAGGGACCCATCACCCTGTCCCGGAAGAGGTACCGCATCCCGGAGATACCGGAGGTGCCGCCGGCAGTGGATGGCTGA
- a CDS encoding amidohydrolase family protein, which produces MFLDRFSWSIFGSPFKRDGSDPADLVVANADVFTCDRANPRAGAVAVRDGSIVYVGDARGAAVHVGPDTRVIDGRGRVLTPGFIDNHCHVVWIGGMMAFMTKRLMEAENLDEMLEMVLEQSRAHPDLPFVSGVGWRFEYAPGGSPDRAVLDRVVTDRPVLLMSICGQCGWLNTRAAELLGERNPQALRRLAPRLDASGTCTGALDHFHSFSPLDFFGEEEIAPVFESAVPEAIAAVMDEAVSVGVTAMDDVQFYRPFVPYVLAYRERGIFDKVRLRGSLYVDPHDLEDEGRLREDLAWWMDMGGESDGRLALGRSVKFYIDGTVGNRTSFQLEPYTDDPGYYGRPDWTQEDFDRVIEIVDAMGLQACTHACGDAGIRRVINSIERARGLNGAWDSRHRIEHCEFPTPPDRERMARLGMQAAMQPAHSFGDEVVERLLGHERMQGWHPWRSLEKAGVPVSFGSDWCNSPLNPFYGLLLATTRMNYKGKTDWAPEEKIDIEDAVRHWTIDSARALKMEEKIGSLEPGKRADFVLWNTSPLKVSSWWFMLTHEMELGKLEGFVDMTFVDGKPVYEKPRS; this is translated from the coding sequence ATGTTTCTGGATCGCTTTTCGTGGTCGATATTCGGGTCTCCTTTCAAGCGTGACGGCTCCGATCCCGCCGACCTCGTGGTCGCAAACGCGGACGTCTTCACCTGCGACCGCGCCAATCCGCGGGCGGGCGCCGTGGCAGTGAGGGACGGGAGTATCGTCTATGTGGGCGATGCCCGCGGGGCGGCGGTACACGTGGGACCGGACACGCGGGTAATCGACGGCAGGGGCAGGGTCCTCACCCCGGGGTTCATCGACAACCACTGCCACGTGGTGTGGATCGGCGGCATGATGGCCTTTATGACCAAGCGTCTCATGGAAGCCGAGAACCTGGACGAGATGCTCGAGATGGTCCTCGAGCAGTCCCGCGCCCATCCCGACCTCCCCTTCGTGTCCGGCGTGGGCTGGAGGTTCGAATACGCCCCGGGCGGATCTCCCGACCGCGCGGTCCTGGACAGGGTGGTCACGGACCGGCCGGTACTGCTCATGTCCATCTGCGGCCAGTGCGGGTGGCTCAACACCCGCGCCGCCGAGCTGCTCGGGGAGCGCAATCCCCAGGCGCTGCGGCGTCTGGCGCCCAGGCTCGATGCTTCCGGGACCTGCACCGGAGCCCTGGACCACTTCCACTCCTTCTCCCCGCTCGATTTCTTCGGCGAGGAGGAGATAGCCCCCGTCTTCGAATCCGCCGTGCCGGAGGCTATCGCCGCGGTGATGGACGAGGCGGTCTCGGTGGGGGTGACCGCCATGGACGACGTACAGTTCTACCGCCCCTTCGTGCCTTACGTGCTCGCGTACCGGGAGCGCGGCATCTTCGACAAGGTGCGCCTGCGCGGCTCCCTCTACGTGGACCCCCACGACCTCGAGGACGAGGGCAGGCTGCGTGAGGACCTGGCCTGGTGGATGGACATGGGCGGAGAATCGGACGGGCGCCTGGCCCTCGGCCGCTCCGTGAAGTTCTACATCGACGGCACCGTGGGCAACCGCACCTCGTTCCAGCTCGAACCCTATACGGACGATCCCGGCTACTACGGCAGGCCGGACTGGACCCAGGAGGATTTCGACCGCGTCATCGAGATCGTCGACGCCATGGGACTGCAGGCCTGCACCCACGCCTGCGGCGACGCCGGCATCCGCCGCGTTATCAACTCCATCGAGCGGGCGCGTGGGCTCAACGGCGCCTGGGACTCGCGCCACCGCATCGAGCACTGCGAGTTCCCCACCCCGCCGGACCGGGAGAGGATGGCCCGCCTCGGCATGCAAGCCGCCATGCAGCCTGCGCATTCCTTCGGCGACGAGGTCGTAGAGCGGCTCCTGGGGCACGAGAGGATGCAGGGCTGGCACCCCTGGCGCAGCCTGGAGAAGGCGGGGGTGCCGGTCTCCTTCGGGAGCGACTGGTGCAACAGCCCCCTTAACCCCTTTTACGGCCTCCTCCTCGCCACCACCAGGATGAACTACAAGGGCAAGACCGACTGGGCGCCGGAGGAGAAGATCGACATAGAGGACGCCGTCAGGCACTGGACCATCGACTCCGCGCGCGCGCTGAAGATGGAAGAAAAGATCGGTTCGCTCGAGCCTGGCAAGCGCGCCGACTTCGTGCTCTGGAACACCAGCCCCCTCAAGGTCAGCTCCTGGTGGTTCATGCTCACCCACGAGATGGAACTGGGAAAGCTCGAGGGCTTCGTGGACATGACCTTCGTGGACGGAAAGCCCGTCTACGAGAAGCCGCGCAGCTAG
- a CDS encoding ABC transporter permease subunit: MKMLNNVFLKGLRDRRVSLIWWAVGLTLFVTMTIAVYPSMRDNQGIQEYADTSADLMTAIAGSADISSPVGYLNSQLFFIMLPIILSILAISMGSDALAGEEGRGTMDLLLSAPLPRRRLVLEKFATMVLAVTLEAVVLYAGMALLALAVDMGIDYLNMAAATFSLVLLALAFGTFALVLGAASGSKGLAIGIAAALGLGTMVLNSLGLIVAALEPWRKISPIYYYNANNPLANGLDWLHVLVLAVITAVLLATSLLFFERRDINV, translated from the coding sequence ATGAAGATGCTCAATAACGTCTTTCTCAAGGGCCTGCGCGACCGGCGCGTCTCCCTCATCTGGTGGGCCGTGGGCTTGACCCTCTTCGTGACCATGACCATCGCCGTCTACCCCTCGATGAGGGACAACCAGGGTATCCAGGAATACGCGGACACCTCGGCCGACCTGATGACGGCCATCGCGGGTTCCGCCGACATCTCTTCACCCGTCGGCTACCTCAACAGCCAGCTCTTCTTCATCATGCTCCCGATCATCCTCTCCATCCTGGCCATCTCCATGGGGAGCGATGCCCTGGCGGGAGAGGAAGGGCGGGGGACTATGGACCTGCTCCTCTCGGCGCCGCTGCCCCGCCGCCGCCTGGTATTGGAGAAGTTCGCGACCATGGTGCTGGCGGTAACACTGGAGGCGGTGGTCCTCTATGCGGGGATGGCCCTGCTGGCGCTGGCCGTCGATATGGGAATCGACTACCTGAACATGGCTGCGGCGACCTTCAGCCTGGTCCTGCTGGCCCTGGCGTTCGGTACCTTCGCGCTCGTGCTGGGAGCGGCCAGCGGCAGCAAGGGCCTTGCCATCGGCATCGCCGCCGCCCTCGGGCTGGGGACCATGGTCCTCAACTCCCTGGGGCTGATCGTCGCGGCACTGGAGCCCTGGCGAAAGATCTCACCCATCTACTATTACAACGCCAACAATCCCCTGGCCAACGGCCTGGACTGGTTACACGTACTGGTGCTCGCCGTCATCACGGCGGTCCTGCTGGCGACCAGCCTGCTCTTCTTCGAGCGCCGCGACATAAACGTCTAG
- a CDS encoding ABC transporter ATP-binding protein, with product MADVVIRTAGLTKFYGKSRGVIDVDVEVRAGEVFGFLGPNGAGKTTTIRLLLDFIRPSGGSASVFGLDSRSGSVAIRGRTGYLPGELALYEKMTGADLARFFANLRGGVDWSYVEELAQRLDSDLSVPIRSLSRGNKQKVGLIQALMHRPELLILDEPTAGLDPLVQQEFYHIIEACREEGRTAFVSSHNLHEVERLCDRVGIIREGRLVDVEQISTIKQRALHHLEIHFAMAPPLDDFSGIPGLRDLRAEGDTLYCTVQGSMDSLVKAIARYEVSNILSYETPLEDIFLAYYGEGDEDAQ from the coding sequence ATGGCGGACGTGGTCATCAGGACGGCGGGTCTCACCAAGTTCTACGGCAAGAGCCGTGGCGTCATCGACGTGGACGTGGAGGTGCGCGCGGGCGAGGTCTTCGGCTTCCTCGGCCCCAACGGGGCCGGCAAGACCACCACCATACGCCTGTTGCTCGATTTCATCCGCCCAAGCGGAGGCAGCGCCAGCGTCTTCGGGCTGGACAGCCGCAGCGGCAGCGTGGCCATCCGCGGCCGCACCGGTTACCTCCCGGGCGAGCTGGCCCTCTACGAGAAGATGACCGGGGCCGACCTCGCACGCTTCTTCGCCAATCTGCGCGGCGGGGTGGACTGGTCCTACGTGGAGGAGCTAGCGCAGCGCCTGGACAGCGACCTGTCGGTGCCCATCCGCTCTCTCTCCCGCGGCAACAAGCAGAAGGTCGGACTGATCCAGGCACTGATGCACCGGCCGGAACTGCTCATCCTGGATGAGCCCACCGCCGGCCTCGACCCCCTGGTGCAGCAGGAGTTCTACCACATCATAGAGGCCTGCCGGGAGGAGGGGCGTACCGCCTTCGTCTCCTCCCACAACCTGCACGAGGTGGAGCGCCTGTGCGACCGCGTGGGCATCATCCGCGAAGGACGCCTCGTGGACGTGGAGCAGATATCCACCATCAAGCAGCGCGCCCTGCACCACCTCGAGATACATTTCGCCATGGCTCCGCCCCTGGATGACTTCTCCGGCATACCCGGCCTGCGTGACCTGCGTGCGGAGGGAGACACCCTCTACTGCACGGTGCAGGGGAGCATGGACTCACTGGTCAAGGCCATCGCCCGCTACGAGGTATCGAATATATTGAGCTATGAGACCCCCCTGGAGGACATCTTCCTCGCCTACTACGGGGAGGGTGATGAAGATGCTCAATAA